DNA sequence from the Cyanobium sp. WAJ14-Wanaka genome:
CGACTCAGAAAACCTACAGCATCGGCGGCTCGCGCCTCCTCAACTGTCTGCCCCAGTCGAAAATCCGTTTTACCGGTTTCCGACCAGTCCAAAATCATAACACCACAACCTCCCCTTAAGCAAGCAGCCGCCAACGAAGGGCGCTTCAGCTCACCAGGGCGTCTGCCCAGGGCATAAAGGTGGCCAGTGTTTCCTCGCAGGAGGCTGCCAAGACAGGGAAATCGGCCTGGCTCAGATCGGTACCTGGGGCAATTGCCACAGGGGATTTGCTCAACCAGCGCAGGGAGCACTGGAGCTCTTCAAGCACCAGCCAAGCGGCAGCCAGGTCCCAAATTTTGGGTGTGGCCTCCAGGGCCGCCACCGTCTGCCCCATGGCCACGCTGACCATATTCAGGCTGGCAACACCCAGCAGGCGAATCTTGCCTGGGAAGCGCCGGTTGGGGAGCTTTTGGAGCACCCCGATCGAACGGCTGCAGAGCGAGGCGCAACCGGCTGGATTGGTCTGCAGTGCCGGCGAAAAAAGTGGTTTGCCATTGCGCCAAGCCCCCTTTCCCCGGACCGCCACAATTCGCTGCCTCAGGGGTGGCACATCCAAAAGTGCCAAAACGGGAATGCCGTCCTGGAAGCGGGCCATCGAAATCGCCCAATAGGGAATGCCCGCCGCGAAATTAGTGGTGCCATCCAGGGGGTCCACCACCCAATAGGCCGGCGAGGCAGGGACCCGCTTATCGCCCTCCTCGCTCAACACCCCCTCCTGGGGGAAGAGGTCAGCTAAGCCCTCAACCAGTACGGCGTCGCTCCAGCGATCACAGGAAGTGATCAAGCTGCCATCGGCCTTGAGATCGGAGGCCATGTGACCAAAATCCAGCCGTTGTCGCTCCGCCACCCGATCCAATAACTCCCCAATTCCAGGGGGTAGGCCAGGGGGAGAGGGGTAGGGGGTCATCCGAGCTCGAGAGCCAGCACCTTGCTGAGACTCTTCCCCGTATCTTCCCTGAATTGGTGCACATTGACGCGGGATAGGGCAAAAAGGGCAGCAACCGCCACGACACATTCCACGCTCAGCACCAGGGCAAAGGGTGCGTAGGCCCCCTCACTCCAGGGGAAGATCGTTTGTAGGAAGCGGCCTACATCGAGGAGCAGCCCGCCCAAAACCTTGCCCAACGCCCTAGACAACGCCTGGGCCAAACCCCAAACCCCAACGAAGGTGCCAGCCGCCTGAGGCAAGGTCAAATCCAGCATCAACACAAGGGCACTGTTGGTGGCGATACCTGAGGCCAGGCCAAACAGCAACATCACCACCTGGAGGGCCGCCACCTGGCCCGAAAGCCCAACTGCCAGCAGCAAAATCAAGTTGGCCAGGATCAACTGACAGCCAAGACGGGCAGTTGATAATTTGCCCAGGGCCGGCACCACCCATAACCCAGCCACCACCAAACCCAGCAGGGTGCCAATGCCCCAAACCGCATTGAGCCCAGCGGTGGCTGCAATGGACATTCCAAAGACCTGGGCTCCGTAGCTCTCGAGGATTGGATCCTGCAAAAAGAGGGCCAGGGTGAACAACACTAAAAAGGAGAAAAAGACCAGCACCTGGCCCGATGAGGTAATCAGCGCCCAGGCCTGGGGAAGGGTGATCGAATCCTGGCGGGGTTCTTCGCCTGGATTGGCCAAGGGGCCTGCCAGCTTTTCCCTGCCAGCCGGTTTTTCCTGGCCAATGGTTGCAACCAGGGTGAGCGCCATCACGATCACGGCCACCTTGGCCATAAAGGAGCGCAAGACCGGCTCCAATGTCCTGGCATCGGTAACGCCATCAAGGCCCTTGAGGTTGATCGAAATGGCGATGGCGCCAACCACGATCCCTACGGTGAGCATGCACCAAATAATTCCGACCGCCCGCGGACGCTGCTGCTCGGTGGTGCGATCGACCACTAGGGCCAGATAGGGGGTGCTGGATAGGGATATGGCCAGGCCATAGAGGGCAAAGAGGCCGCAAAGGGCGGCGGCGGCGAAAATGGTTTGGGTCTGATTGCCCAGCTCAAGCAACCTGGCCACGTGGAAGATCAGCGGGATCGAGAGCACCGCCAATGTGCAGAAAAAGGCTGTGCCCAGCCAGATGTAGGGCACGCGGCGGCGTCCCCAAAGTGCATGGGAATCGGAGATCTGACCAAACAGGACCCTTGATGGGGCCACAAATTGCTCAAAGGCCAGGGCACCGCCCACCAAGAGACCTGGGAATTGCAATTCGCTGAGCATCACCCGGTTAAGCAAACCGGCAAAAATCAGAGCGAGGCAGCCAAGGCAGGCCTGAAATAAGCCAAGCCGCAGTGTTTCAGCCAGGCCTAGGCCCCTGATTTGGACTTCTGGGAGGGCTTGGCCTTCAGGCTGGATCACGCCCTAAAAGACAGCGCCAGGGGCTGCGGCCCTACAGGCAGGGATCAGGGGGGTGGGATCCACTGGCACATCAGATACCCCAGCTGGTTTGACGGCTGAAAGGGACTGAACGGCGCAGCCACTTACCTGGTTTAGGCCGGTGCGGCGACTGATTTCAACAAGGCGCTTGTTGTAGTCGCTGATGGAAGAGGAATAGCGAACTTCGGCCTGGGTGAGGTCGCGCTGGGTATCCACCACTTCTCTCTGGGTGGTGACTCCAGCCTGAAAACGCAGACGGGCCAGCCTGAGAGACTCCCTCGCCGAGATCACTTCCCGGGAAGTGGTGATGATGTTGCGGTTGTTTTTTTGAAGTTCGTAGAAGCTAGTTTCCACTTCTTGACGAATTTGGTCCCGGCGCTGGCTGAATTTGTAGCGACCCTCCTGGGCCTGTTGTTTGGATTTGCGGAATTGGGCAGCGGCGGCACCGCCATCAAATATCGACCAAGAAAATTTCAGGCCATAAGAATTGGTGTATTGATCACCGGAAACCGGAGAAGTCTGAGAACTTTGATTTCCTTGCCCGCCATTGAACTGGGCATAATCAGCCCCGGTAAAAATCTTTAAAATTGGCTGAACCCCTCCTAGGGCCGCATTAGCCTGGCTGTTGGAAATGGAGATATCCAAAATGGCCTGATCTAACTCTTCCCTGAAGGAATAGGCCGCCACAATGCTTTCAGATAGAGAGGCATTCCAAACCCCTAGCACCCTGGCTGGCTCTTTAGCAGTGGGTGTGACCCCAAATGGAAGGTCGAGCAAAGCGGCGAGAGATCGCCTGGCAATGGATTGGGCTGCCAGGGAGTTGGCAAG
Encoded proteins:
- a CDS encoding TolC family protein gives rise to the protein MKPAATQLAPAIRDLGSPELLALPTKAEMVRIQELRPLGLAEVTNLAEVNNPNLKAIASQVDQAKSNLRAQLALWYPTLSVQAATLPGYTYGKSSADFAGGGSSQTNIAKRAVAAGALLEYALINPQRVPLVAAARDQYERAKYGYLVSLRELRLQAAQAYFDLQQSDDEVRIGQESVRASLVSLRDARARFQAGVATKLEVLQAETQLARDQQLLANSLAAQSIARRSLAALLDLPFGVTPTAKEPARVLGVWNASLSESIVAAYSFREELDQAILDISISNSQANAALGGVQPILKIFTGADYAQFNGGQGNQSSQTSPVSGDQYTNSYGLKFSWSIFDGGAAAAQFRKSKQQAQEGRYKFSQRRDQIRQEVETSFYELQKNNRNIITTSREVISARESLRLARLRFQAGVTTQREVVDTQRDLTQAEVRYSSSISDYNKRLVEISRRTGLNQVSGCAVQSLSAVKPAGVSDVPVDPTPLIPACRAAAPGAVF
- a CDS encoding inositol monophosphatase family protein; translated protein: MTPYPSPPGLPPGIGELLDRVAERQRLDFGHMASDLKADGSLITSCDRWSDAVLVEGLADLFPQEGVLSEEGDKRVPASPAYWVVDPLDGTTNFAAGIPYWAISMARFQDGIPVLALLDVPPLRQRIVAVRGKGAWRNGKPLFSPALQTNPAGCASLCSRSIGVLQKLPNRRFPGKIRLLGVASLNMVSVAMGQTVAALEATPKIWDLAAAWLVLEELQCSLRWLSKSPVAIAPGTDLSQADFPVLAASCEETLATFMPWADALVS
- a CDS encoding BCD family MFS transporter, whose product is MIQPEGQALPEVQIRGLGLAETLRLGLFQACLGCLALIFAGLLNRVMLSELQFPGLLVGGALAFEQFVAPSRVLFGQISDSHALWGRRRVPYIWLGTAFFCTLAVLSIPLIFHVARLLELGNQTQTIFAAAALCGLFALYGLAISLSSTPYLALVVDRTTEQQRPRAVGIIWCMLTVGIVVGAIAISINLKGLDGVTDARTLEPVLRSFMAKVAVIVMALTLVATIGQEKPAGREKLAGPLANPGEEPRQDSITLPQAWALITSSGQVLVFFSFLVLFTLALFLQDPILESYGAQVFGMSIAATAGLNAVWGIGTLLGLVVAGLWVVPALGKLSTARLGCQLILANLILLLAVGLSGQVAALQVVMLLFGLASGIATNSALVLMLDLTLPQAAGTFVGVWGLAQALSRALGKVLGGLLLDVGRFLQTIFPWSEGAYAPFALVLSVECVVAVAALFALSRVNVHQFREDTGKSLSKVLALELG